ATGAGGCTACAGAGGAAGTGAACTCCACTGCTCGGCAACGGAACGCAAACTCAGGCACCTTCATAACTCCACGTCACTTTAGCGACCTTCTACAGCAGCTGAAGTTACTctacgaagaaaagaaagggcgTTCCATGGAGCAACTTACCCACCTGCGAAGTGGTCTTGCCAAGTTGGCCACTACATCAGAAGAGGTCGGGCAGCAGCAAACTCAGCTGCGTGAACACGAAGTTTTGTTAGATGAAAGAAGTGCGAAGGCTCAAGCAATGCTGGAGCGCATCGTGAGCGAAACGGAAAGaacgaaacaagaaaagcaaGAGGCTGAGCAGCTGCGACAGCaactgaaggaagaagaggaccTCATCCTCGCCGACAGGGCGCGTGTGGAGCAGCAGCTATCGGAGGCGGCACCTGCACTACGCGAAGCCGAGGAGGGATTGAACAGCATCAAACAAGAGTATCTACGTGAAATGCGTGCATACACAACGCCACCAACCATGGTTAAACGCGTGTTGGAGACGGTACTTGTTGTAATGGGCGAAAGGCGCGCGGGTGAATGGGACGTCATAAAACACTACGTTCGTCGTGATGATTTCATTGCCAGCGTGAAGGCGTTCCAGGCACGTGATGTCACCGAAGAAGCCGTCCAAACCGTACGTGGAATGCTGCAGGAAGATGGCTTCACATACGAGGCAGCGATGCGAGCATCAAAGGCCGCCGGACCGTTGCTCCAGTGGGTAACTGCACAAATTAATTACGCCATCGTGTATGCTGCCGTGCAACCGCTGCGGAGTCGCATCGATCAAATTACTATTACGCAAGGCGCGAAGCAAGCGCAGTTGGAGCGGACGGAAACGGAGATTAGCACCCTTGAAATGTCCTTGCAGCAACTCAAGGAGGATTACCAGTCGATGGCGGAGGAGATCGCCACTTGCAAGAGCACGATGGGTGTAATCGCTTCACGCTGTGACCGAGCGACCAAGCTTTTGCAACAACTTTTGGAAGAGCGGGACCGCTGGGGTGCGGAGTCGCTTGGCTTCGACTCCGAAGTTAGTGTTCTCTTAGGCAATTGCATTCTTGCAGCCGCGTCTTTGACGTACTTTGGCTACTTTGACGAATACACACGACAGTCACTGCTACTTCCTGTCTGGGTACAGCAGTTAAAGAATTTTAAAATTCGCTGTACGGAAGAGCATTCCAGTGGCTTTGTGGATTACCTTGTGACACCGAGTCAGAGACTTGAATGGGAGCAGCAGGGTCTTCCAAAAGACAATCTCTGTGCGGAAAACGCAATGATTCTTCACCGTAGTCGACGATACCCCCTACTCATTGACCCCAGCGGGGTTGCCACCGCATTTCTgcagaagaaacacaaagatGGAACGATGCGTACCACAAGTTTCACGAAGAGCGATTATCTCAAGCAATTGGACATGGCCATCCGGTTCGGTTACGCACTTATCATAGAAGACGCGGAGTTCATGGACCCCATTATTGGACCACTTCTAAAGAACGAGATGCGACGTGTGGGAGGGCGCACGATGACGCGACTTGGTGGCCGTGAGGTGGAAACTACTTCTTCCTTTAGTTTGATTCTCATCACGCGTGATTCGCACTATCAACCACCTCCCGGAATAGCAGGAAGGGTCTGCCTTGTTAATTTTGCCGTGACACTGTCTTCGCTTGAGTCACAGTGCCGTCATCGGTTGCTGCTTCACGAACGGGCGGATGTCGATGAGCAGCGCGCCCGCGTCCTGAAGGTTCGGGAGGAGTATTCTGTTCGTGTGCGGGTGTTAGAACAGGAACTGCTCAAGCTGATTgcgggaagtgaaggaagtaTTCTTGAGAATAATACACTGACTGTTGCACTGGAGCGGCTGAAGGGGGAGACAAAGGCGTTGAAGGAGGGGATTGTAGAGAGTGATGAATTGATGCGATCCATTACCGCTGTTGAAGAACATTACAAGCCACTTGCAACAGCAGTGTCAAAAGTTTACTTTGTTCTACGCTGCTTCTCCCAGTTGCATGGATTGTATCAGTACAGTGTGAAGTTCATCTTCCGCGTATTGAATGACGCCCTTGACCAGCTACCCCCGCCTAGCAATTCCAACGGCGCGCAGCAGGAAGAAGCGCccgcggaaaaaaaagaggaggatgcAGCGCGACTGCAAGTACTCACGAGACATGTGTTTTATCTTCTATATCACCGCGCGCGGCGGGGCATGTTCGCGCAGGATCATCTTGTTCTTGCCACCGCCCTGGGTAAGGCGCGTAGTGGCATCGCCGATCCCATCGGGCAACAACTAACTATTGAAGAGTGGAATCTCTTCGAAAGTGCGTTAGGCGGGCCGGTGGCAAGCACAGGCGTGTCAATACCAGCTGAAAGTATAAAAGGTGCTGACAGGCTTGACCAACTCCCCAAGATACTGTCTGGGTGCCGTGTGTGCTCGCCGTCTTCAGCCGCGGTTCTCGCGGAGCTGCTGAAGCTACCACTGTTTGAGCAAGTGCGGGTTTCACTGAATAACCCGGAGCATGGGGAGGCATGGAGAGCATACTTTGCAGCGGTGGAGCCCTACGCCGAGACGATACCTCCCTTTTCCCGAAAAGTCAAGAATTTCAGTGCCGATGACGCCAATTGCAGCAGTGTAGGTGGAAGCCATGCTGTGGGGCCCACACGCCGTGCGTTTATAACGGCTTTGCTACTTCTGCACACCCGCCGTGACGCTTTTGTGCCCGCTGCCTCAGAGTTCCTACGACTCTTTTTTGATGGTGCAGACGTGGCAGTGGGAGACGGGCGTGGCAACTGTGGGGAAAGCGGTTATCGTGCTATCGCTGGCCATGACGGTGCTAAAGGTGGCATGGGCGACTTTGATTCCTTCTTTTCGGCGGAAGTTCTTGATCTTGTTGCAATTCAGAAGGAGTTGACTAACACAACCCCACTCATATTAGTGGCGAATGCGGGGAGTGACCCAACGGTGTCGCTGGAGGCAGTGGCGAGTGCAATGAATGTTCAACTACATACTGCCGTTATGGGCTCTGCAGACAGTACCGAAGCAGCTGAACGGTTCCTCACGACAGCAACGGTGGATGGTGCATGGGTACTACTAAAGAATATTCACATTGACCGCGCCTTCGCCGACGTTGTTGTGAGGCACTTGCATCGCGTTTTTGCCGGGGATCAGGTACATGAGGGCTTCCGCCTCATTTTATCCATGGAGGCGAAGGCACAGCATGTGGTTGGCAACCTTGGGGAGAGAGGTTGTGGTGGAGACGTAATAAATGCACGGTCCCCGCTCGACCTTCCTGTCAGTTTGGTGGAGTCATCAATCGTTGTGGTGTACGAACCACCTCCAGGTATGAAggcttctcttcttcaaacTATTGGATCTCTGAGGGCCCCAACCCAACAAGCTCCTTATTCTGCCGACATGGTGCGCATTTATCTTACTGCTGCTTGGTTTCACGCAGTGGTTATGGAACGGCTCCTATATGTTCCACTGGGTTGGAGCACGCGCTATGAAATCAACGACACGGAATTCTGGCACACATTGCAAGCCGTCAACCGTTGGGTGATGACGACGGAGAGCACCTCTGGAGGAAACACTGTTGGTGATATTGAGGGAAATCAAGTCTGTAGCGCTAACCGCGAGCATTTCCCATGGTTAGCCCTTCAAACCATAATCGGCACGGCTCTCTACGGCGGTAAATTGAGCAACGACTTTGACCAATTTCTTCTAAATTCGTTCTGCACGCAGCTGTTTAGCCCCATTATTTTTGAGGACGACAAGTTTTTCGCATTGCTGGAGGGCCTATGCGTAAATCAGAAGCTTCGACTCCCTTCCATGGACACATTGAATGACGTTTTGGCGTGGGTAAAGTCCCTGCCGGACCCGCAGCCGCTTCGTTGGGCACGGTTGCCGGCAAGCGCCTCGCGGTTAATGTTAGAAAAGCAGGCGGTTGCTATGTTGGAACGGCTTGCGATTCTGCGATTTGTTGGTGAGAAAGAACATAGTGGCCGCAGCATTGTTGACGGTTGCGCCGCCTACTCGGAGGAGTCAACCATACCGCGCTGTCTAACCGAAATGCAGTGGGCGCAGAAGGTTCGGCTGTTTTGTTCCTCATGGCGCTCCTCGCTAGAACGACTTGTTCCCGCAGGACAGGTCGTGTCGGCACAATCAGCAGAAACGCCGTCAGGGGGGAGGAGCAGCGGAGCAGAACGGTGTAAAGAGGAGCCTGTTTCGGTAATGGTCGACAGGGAATATGCCTTTGCAATGGAACGCCTTCATGAGGTTCTTGATGACCTACAGGTGGTAGAAAACATTTGCTGCGGAACAGGTAAACCAACGGCAGATCAGCGTGCTCTCATCGACTGGCTGTTAAAGGACCAAATCCCGCCGATGTGGGCACGGTCCTATTCTTCTCACACAGCAGTGGCAGAACAGTGGATGATAGATTTTGCGCGTCGGGTTTCTCATGCTTTATATCTACGCGGGGCCATACAGAGGGAGTCGGGTGGCGCTGTATGCCTCAACCTCGGTCTTCTTTTCTGGCCTGAGGCCTTCGTTACTACAACGAAGCAGCAGACAGCCCGCAGACAGAGTCAGCCATTGGAGCAACTGCAAATTCAACTTGACCTCATGCCGGAGGAAGATGTGCGAGCACGAGCTGCTAAAGTTGTAAAGGAGGATGATGTCTGGCATATTGTGGGTCTGACGCTATTTTCAGCCTCCCTCAAGAAGTGTGACACGGCTAGTGGTGGTGCCGGCTATACGTGTGTATTACTGCCTGACTCATCCACGGCACCTTCAACGCCTGTTGGGGCGGTGATGAGGTGGAGGCCGGTTGTGTTGTCGAGAACCACCACCGCACCAGACGCTGGTTGCTGTATGGCCCCTGCAGCAAAATCATCGGTTCTGACACGGCTAGCCTCGCGTGATAAGAATTCTAATTGCCTCATTGTACCACTATACGCGAGCGATCTACGCAGAGCACTGCTGCAAGTTGTGGAACTGAGGGTGGACATTAAAAACACGCCAATGCACGCATGGTATGAACGGGGGACATGCCTTGTAGCCTGGTCGATGGAAGCCTACTAGCAGAAAAGGAATGCTCTTTCTGTATATCTTTTGGGAGAGTGAGATGGTGGGCGTGCCGTAGGTGAGAGTGACTTTCGTGGAGTACCTCGGATACGAATTTAACTCGATCAATGATTTATGTTTCCGAACCAGAAGTCGTGAGGGGGATATGAACGGGGGGTGGGAATAATTGGTACCGTCCTTTCGATCTAGATCTAACAATGGCCCGCATATGTAAAGTCTGAGAAACTATCATCCATTGTCACGGTGGCATGCGTTTGCGGGGATGAATAGGgctttttcttccgtttttttaaaagtggcAAGCGGACGTGAGCAACCgaataatagaagaaaaagggtTTCGCGGACGTGATTTCACATGGCTGCCTCAAATGTGGGTTAATCAAACTACAGTTGTTTAAAAACCGTAGAAGGAAGGATAGAAGTGTTGTTCTGAGCAACTCTATAATCCTTTCAACGTATCTTTTCTGCCTCTTTTCTACCCTCTTGTGTTCTCCCCCAAACGGGGGGTGTGTTGTTGAATTTAGGTATTCATAAGATCTTCGCAGACACGACCGCGGACACTAAGGAAACAAATGATGAGCAGCGGGAACCAACACGAAAAGGTTCAATTGCAGCAGGGAGGCAATACCCGTGGTCGCTTCTGTTCGGTAACGATAGTGGGATCGGGTGTGTCCACGGGTGTCCCCGTCATTGGTCATCTGTCTTCTGATTGCGCCTGCGCTGAGGCCTTCCGCGATCCACAGGGTCCTGACAGAAGGAACAATGTCAGCCTCCTCATAACAGTAAGGGACGCCGAATGCACTGGTAGTGATAGTGAAGATGACAGGAACGCGAAGCACGTACTTATCGACTGCGGCAAAACATTTCGTGATGCCTACTTTCGTGTTCTTGCCAAACACAAGGTACGCTATCTTGACGGGTTGCTACTGACGCATGACCATGCGGACGCAGCTGGCGGGGTGGATGACCTTCGTGACCTGCAGCGTGTGACCGTGGACGATGTAAGTAAGTGCTGCACGATTGAACAGTACATATCAACTTACGCTTCCGAAAAAACCATCGAGTCGCTTCGCCAACAATTTGGATATATTGTGCGAAACAGCTGGTTGATGGGACCAGCACCGAGCACTGCCGAGGAGCATGAGCTAGTTGTGAAGCGCATGAGGGAGGATCGTGAGCGGGAAGGGCAGACAGACAACATAGGTTATCGACGGAGTGCTGCACTACACCTTTACACACTGCCTGACACGTACCCATCATCCTTTTACATCCCCGGGTTCGGTGAGAATTTTCCCATGTATGCCTTACCGGTGGAGCACGGAAAAGGATACATGTCACTTGGTTTTGTATTTGGTCGTGGTGTTGCGCTTCGTAGCACCGGTGCCAGCAGTTGCAACGGATACTCCTGTGTTGTGTATCTTTCGGATGTAAGCGAAATACCACCAAATGCCATGTCCTTTCTCCGCGATCTAGTGAAAATCGATGTCCTTTTTGTCGATATGTTATATGGCCCAGAAGTGAGTCACCCTTCGCACTACTGTATGGACGATACACTGCAACTGGTTTGCGAACTGCAGCCTGCACGCACTTACGCCATCGGCATGTATTGTGATATAAAACACGCAGCGGGCAACCGCTTGCTAAAGGAGAGGTTGGAAGAACTACGGGGGGCGGGTAAATGCGGTGATGGCGTAATAACTGTGGAGTTGGGCTACGATGGAATGACTATGGCACTTCCTCTGTCGTGAGTGACGTTTGCAGAAGTTACATTTCTGTTGAATTTTTTCTACGACAGCGTGCCGTAATGCTCTCCCTGCTGCTGCACCACTGGGGGAAGGTCCTTCGGCGTTCGAACATCTTCACTCGTTGCGACCGCGGGTTGCGTTTTTTTATTGCCGATGTTGATCCCACCACTGATTTGCAATGTTGGGTCTCTTTTCGATTTGCATTTTATGCAGAATCCCAGACAGGTACCAACGCATTGCTTTCTCACCTCTTTAACGTTTGCCGCCCCGTTTTGACGacctgtgtttttttttatttgtatgtgtttgtgtgtggtgaGAAGCTGCGACTAAGATGGGGAGAATTAATGGAATGTTGGAGGCCATGGTAGTCCCCAATTGAAGGGAGAGGTGAGTCTTTCGTGTGTCTAATTTATTGCTGTTCCTTCCTCACTTCTCCAGCCTACCGTTAGCGTcaggaaaacaaatgaagaaaatgtgCTTCAAAATATGCACCTGCGGCTATTAAGACCAAGAACAAAGGTATGTGTGCGCGCCTGCCTGCGCTCCGCTGAGTGCatgttttgttcttcttcaccGTAGTTTCACCCTCTTTCCCCCCTGTAACATCTTCGCCTCCTAGATCCAAGCTACATGGCTTCCGTGTTCTATATTCTTGACAGCAAAGGGTCTCCACTCATATGCCGCTCCTACAGGGGAGATGTCACCCATAACCCTCCGTCTGTCTTTCAGCGCCGAGTGCTTGACGAGGAGGAGTTCCGCATAACCCCTATTTTTGAGGAACAGGGGTATATCTATTGCTACATACGGGTGAACAACGTGTTCTTCCTGATGGTGAGCAAGTTAAACATTCTCCCACTGCAGCAATTCGCCTTCATGCGGCAATGTGTCACCGTTTTCGAAAGCTACTTCAAGCACGTGCTAGAGGAAACGATAATGGACAATTTTGTCATTGTATATGAGCTACTGGACGAGATGTGTGATTTTGGCTTCCCGCAATACACCGAAGAGAAGTCACTCAAAAAATATATCACACAAGAGAGCCTTATTTCGTACCTGCTCCCTGAAGATAAGCTCCACGTGAAAGAGCTACCGGCAGAGGCGTCGGGTCGCGGTGGCCTCACGCCGTGGCGTCAGCCTGGTAAGTATAAGTACCGTAAAAACGAAGTCTTCCTTGATGTTATTGAGAGTGTGAACATCCTTCTCTCACCTGGCGGAGAAACGCTTTCAAGCGAAATATGTGGTCAGATTAAAATGCGTGTGCGTCTCTCCGGGATGCCGGTCCTGAAACTTGGTCTGAATGACAAGGCTACGTTTGAGATGTTGGCCTCCCGCGGGCGTGCTGTTGAGATGGAGGGCGTCAAACTGCATCAGTGCGTTAAGCTTAGTCAGTTCGAGAGTCACCGTGTTATTTCTTTCGTACCACCTGATGGGGAATTCGAGCTGATGTCTTACCGCACGAGTAAGAAGGTGGCTCCGATGGTTACCGTGGAGTGCACCACCGTTAGTAAAAGCGCGACTCAGGTGGAGATGGCCCTAGTGGCACGCACCACGTTTCGACGCACTCTCACCGCATCTTTCTTGGATATTCTTGTGCCGGTCCCGAGCGATGCATTCAAACCGGAGGGGCGGTGCTCGGCGGGAAAGGTTCGTCATGCACCGGAGTCCAACTTACTTATGTGGAGTCTGCGCGAGGTAAGTGGTGGTAAGCAATTCACCTGTTCATTCAAATTCAGCCTCCCTTCCGTGCGAAGCAGTGATCCATCCGTGTTTGCTAAGGCACCAGTACAAGTGAAATTTGAGGTCCCATACCTTACGGCATCCGGTATTCAAGTGCGGTATTTgaaggtggaggaagagCCGAACTATCAGGCGCTGTCGTGGGTACGGTACGTCACGCAGAGCGGCGACTACCAGATTCGGACGGcgtaaaaaaagtaaaggagccaaaggaaagcaaacagaaagaagtgcgaaggaaagcaaagggaTGGATAGATGCGAAttaagggaaaggaaagggaagttaTTATTTATTGAAATAGGAGGGTTGGCTAACgaggaaaagaagtggaaTCCAGGAGGAGGCGATAGTGAAAACGCGTCTCCCCTACTCTTTCAGGATGGATGaagtggagaaaagaaaggaagtgcGGTGGAGACGTGTGCCTCCCAGTGTTCTCATTCGCCGAGGATTGGCCGTCGCCCTTGGCGTGATTTGTGCTGCTCGTTGCTATTGCTACTAcattttctcccccccccccacacacacacacattctaTTTCAACGCTTGCTCCATTTGCTACACTTGTGGTTTTTAATGATAAAAAGAGTGCAGGGGGTGGGGGGCGCGTGTGattggagggaggggggcACTGTATTGACACATAACGGGGTGTCCTGCCTTTACCTGTGCTACGGCCTTGTAGCTGCATCGCTGGGGCAACTGTTAACACTCTGCGTTTCTACTTTGCCCTCTGCTTTACCTTTtgttcatttcttctcttaaCTTTTTAATTGTTCTCGTCACTGTagggacacacacacacacacacagacaaagaaaaaaagaactacGACTTAAGTTACTTCGTTGGCGGTGAGTTTTCCCACCATCACCACCCGACGCGCGTACTCACTGCAACGAGTGAAAGTGGAAGTTCACGTGTTGAACGCCCCGTTCTGCACTTCTTCGATGCAGTGGAAAGAGGTATTAGATAGCGAAGATTCCATCGACAGCCCTGAGGCACCATTGCTTAGTGTCACCAGCGCCCTACTCGCATTTTCCACTGGTGAATTGCAGAGAGGTGAGGAAAGAACGCGCCACCTCGACGCTAGTGATGACTCCAACGGGGGGACACCGCGCTTCGACCATGAGGTGGCTGAAGGCGTCTGT
This portion of the Trypanosoma brucei brucei TREU927 chromosome 7, complete sequence genome encodes:
- a CDS encoding mu-adaptin 1, putative (identical to GB:AAL85340.1: adaptor medium chain 1 {Trypanosoma brucei}; similar to Adaptor-related protein complex 1, mu 1 subunit (Mu-adaptin 1)(Adaptor protein complex AP-1 mu-1 subunit) (Golgi adaptor HA1/AP1adaptin mu-1 subunit) (Clathrin assembly protein assembly proteincomplex 1 medium chain 1) (Clathrin coat assembly protein AP47)(Clathrin coat associated protein AP47) (AP-mu chain family membermu1A). (Swiss-Prot:P35585) {Mus musculus}), whose amino-acid sequence is MASVFYILDSKGSPLICRSYRGDVTHNPPSVFQRRVLDEEEFRITPIFEEQGYIYCYIRVNNVFFLMVSKLNILPLQQFAFMRQCVTVFESYFKHVLEETIMDNFVIVYELLDEMCDFGFPQYTEEKSLKKYITQESLISYLLPEDKLHVKELPAEASGRGGLTPWRQPGKYKYRKNEVFLDVIESVNILLSPGGETLSSEICGQIKMRVRLSGMPVLKLGLNDKATFEMLASRGRAVEMEGVKLHQCVKLSQFESHRVISFVPPDGEFELMSYRTSKKVAPMVTVECTTVSKSATQVEMALVARTTFRRTLTASFLDILVPVPSDAFKPEGRCSAGKVRHAPESNLLMWSLREVSGGKQFTCSFKFSLPSVRSSDPSVFAKAPVQVKFEVPYLTASGIQVRYLKVEEEPNYQALSWVRYVTQSGDYQIRTA